A region from the Candidatus Tenderia electrophaga genome encodes:
- a CDS encoding peptidase C69 — MDFEHAIKLFKEIMPAVDFWSLRLVSDDRESLNVRENIVQPPRLSRSRGIHLTVVNGGGVGYAATSQLTEAGLRHSIDQALHWAETNARHALFSAADIPRPQRSGVYRSQVNQSWDSTGLDDKLAALMSINRALKIDDRIVDWQAHLTRRNSDILLLTSDGIEIEQQFEFLIPGFAAVANRGAQTQSRSGGGWGAAFQGGLELLADYGFPDAARQVAEEAIALVEAPECPTGIQSLLLMPSQMMLQIHESIGHPLELDRILGDERNYAGTSFVTPEMFGTYQYGSDLLNVTFDPGLAREVGSYAFDAEGTPAECSYVIRNGILERPLGSAVSQARSGMAGVANARACDWNRPAIDRMANLNLEPGKDSFDKLVASVERGVLMETNKSWSIDDSRNKFQFGCELGRLIEDGEIKDIVRNPNYRGISATFWRSLAAVGNGASFEIWGTPYCGKGEPNQAIQVGHASPACVFHDIEIFGGA, encoded by the coding sequence ATGGATTTCGAACATGCCATCAAGCTCTTCAAAGAGATCATGCCGGCCGTGGACTTCTGGTCCCTGCGCCTGGTCAGCGACGATCGCGAAAGCCTCAATGTACGCGAGAACATCGTCCAGCCACCGCGTCTGAGCCGCAGCCGCGGCATTCATCTCACCGTGGTCAATGGCGGCGGCGTGGGTTATGCCGCCACCAGCCAGCTCACCGAGGCCGGGTTGCGCCACAGCATCGACCAGGCCCTGCACTGGGCCGAGACCAACGCCCGTCACGCCTTGTTCAGCGCCGCCGATATTCCGCGACCGCAGCGCTCCGGCGTGTATCGCTCGCAGGTCAACCAGTCGTGGGACAGTACCGGTCTGGATGACAAACTGGCTGCCCTGATGAGCATCAATCGCGCCCTCAAGATCGATGACCGCATCGTCGACTGGCAGGCCCACTTAACCCGGCGTAACAGTGACATCCTACTGCTGACCAGCGACGGCATCGAGATCGAACAACAATTTGAGTTTCTGATCCCCGGCTTCGCCGCCGTCGCCAACCGCGGCGCCCAAACCCAGAGCCGCAGTGGCGGCGGCTGGGGGGCTGCGTTTCAGGGCGGGCTGGAACTGCTGGCCGATTACGGCTTTCCCGATGCCGCGCGGCAAGTCGCGGAAGAGGCCATCGCCCTGGTGGAGGCACCCGAATGCCCGACAGGCATTCAATCGCTGTTGCTGATGCCGAGCCAGATGATGCTGCAGATCCACGAGAGCATCGGCCATCCCTTGGAGCTGGACCGCATCCTCGGCGACGAACGCAACTACGCCGGCACCAGCTTCGTCACGCCGGAGATGTTCGGCACCTATCAATACGGCTCCGATCTGCTCAATGTCACCTTCGACCCGGGCCTGGCGCGTGAAGTGGGCAGTTATGCCTTCGACGCAGAGGGCACGCCGGCCGAATGCAGCTATGTCATTCGCAACGGCATCCTGGAACGCCCCCTGGGCAGCGCCGTGTCGCAGGCGCGCAGCGGCATGGCCGGTGTGGCCAACGCCCGCGCCTGTGATTGGAACCGTCCCGCCATCGACCGCATGGCCAATCTCAACCTGGAGCCGGGCAAGGACAGTTTTGATAAACTGGTGGCGTCCGTCGAGCGCGGCGTTTTGATGGAGACCAACAAGTCCTGGTCCATCGACGACAGCCGCAACAAGTTCCAATTCGGCTGCGAACTCGGCCGCCTCATTGAGGACGGCGAAATCAAAGACATTGTGCGCAACCCCAATTATCGCGGCATTTCCGCCACCTTCTGGCGCAGCCTGGCCGCTGTCGGCAACGGCGCCAGTTTCGAAATCTGGGGCACGCCCTATTGCGGCAAAGGGGAACCCAACCAGGCCATCCAGGTGGGACATGCCTCCCCGGCCTGCGTCTTTCACGATATCGAAATCTTCGGCGGCGCATGA
- a CDS encoding acyl-phosphate glycerol 3-phosphate acyltransferase: MQLLRSTIFFITMVVSAIVFAIPAVLLYPLSFRTRYRFISQWARFNIWWLKVTCRLTYRVEGLEHLPREAAIVYCKHASTWETLALQGILPPQTWVLKRELLRVPFFGWGLAMLKPVAIDRASGRKALKQLVERGKRCLAEGRWLIVFPEGTRMAPGKMRRFGLGGAMLAEKSGHPVVPIAHNAGHYWPRHRFLKTPGVITLRIGPVIDSRVHNAAEINARAEQWMIEAMTDITGQPEEIVERK, from the coding sequence ATGCAGCTGCTACGTTCGACGATCTTTTTTATCACCATGGTGGTATCGGCGATTGTGTTCGCCATACCCGCCGTGCTGCTGTACCCCCTTTCCTTCAGGACCCGTTATCGCTTTATTTCTCAATGGGCGCGCTTCAACATCTGGTGGCTGAAGGTCACCTGCAGACTGACTTACCGTGTCGAGGGCTTGGAGCATCTGCCGCGCGAAGCGGCCATTGTCTACTGCAAGCACGCCTCGACCTGGGAGACCCTGGCCTTGCAGGGTATCCTGCCGCCGCAGACCTGGGTGCTCAAGCGCGAACTGCTGCGGGTACCGTTTTTCGGCTGGGGGCTGGCCATGTTGAAACCGGTGGCCATCGACCGCGCCTCCGGGCGCAAGGCGTTAAAACAGCTGGTGGAGCGGGGTAAGCGCTGTCTCGCCGAAGGGCGTTGGCTGATCGTGTTTCCCGAGGGCACGCGCATGGCGCCGGGCAAGATGCGTCGTTTCGGTCTGGGCGGCGCCATGCTGGCGGAGAAGAGCGGCCATCCGGTGGTGCCCATCGCCCATAATGCCGGCCATTACTGGCCGCGTCACCGTTTCCTCAAAACGCCCGGTGTGATTACCCTCAGGATCGGCCCGGTCATCGACAGTCGAGTGCACAACGCCGCCGAAATCAACGCGCGCGCCGAGCAATGGATGATCGAGGCGATGACCGACATCACCGGCCAGCCGGAAGAGATCGTTGAACGCAAGTAA